ATTCATTTTTATTCCTCTCGTCGTTCACTATTCCGTCTAGCTTCCGGATGGGCGTGTCGTGAAATTGGGAGGAGAAAGATTCGGCGCACCGGAAGTTCTATTCGAACCCCATCTCATCGACGTGGacagcgtcggcgtcgcaGAAATGCTCTTTAACACCATCCAAGCGGCCGACATTGATACGCGCGCTGATTTCTATAAGCACATTGTCTTGTCTGGGGGCTCCACTATGTATCCGGGCTTGCCCAGTCGCTTGGAACGCGAAATCAAGCAGCTCTACTTGGAGAGGGTTTTGAAGGGTGACACTTCGAGGCTTTCCGTATGTGGGACCCTTGTGAGGATTAACATTATTTATATCTGTCTGTCTAttagaaattcaaaattcgAATAGAAGATCCGCCGCGTAGAAAACACATGGTGTTTTTGGGTGGCGCCGTTTTGGCTGATATCATGAAGGACAAGGATTCCTTTTGGATGTCGAGGGAAGAGTACCAAGAAAAAGGATTGGGCGTTCTGGAGAAATTGGGCGTGAAAGTCGGGTAACCATGACGgtgagatgacgtcacaaacgCAACCATTTGAATGTTATTAGTAGTACGGTattccttctttttttttctttttgagtTGGTCATTGGTCTATTTGTAAGTAGGAGGGGTGGGGGAATCGGCGTTTATTTGGCGTGCTGTGCAGCTGTGTCCAATCAATTCAAAAGTGTGTTTTTTGCTGAAGAAAACATAGTAGCAAAACAAGACTATCAGCAGCAAAATAACTCATTTAAAGGTAAGCATATAGTCCATTCTTTAGTAATTGAATCGAAGTCTGGTTCTGTCCTTTCTCAGCGTTGCTGTGACGAGGATATTGATTGTATCCAATGTCACTTTAACATCCGCTTTTTCGCCGAGCTCTGGGTTGAATTCAACGACGTCCATTCCAACCAAGCCCTTTGTATCCGAAAGACTTTCTCCAATATATAATCCTTCTCTTAGGGACAAACCACCAGGAACTAAATTTAGTGAGGTAAtagtgattaattaattagaaataatagggttttttctctcttgccTTTGGTTCCTGTGCAAGGAGCAACAAGCGGATCAAAGGCGTCAATATCAAAGCTCAGATGTACAGGACTGTCCTCGCTTTTCAACGCAAAGTAAGTTCACATGATTTTATATACCATCTATATGTGTACCCGGGTTGTAAGTAGTCGTTTGTCATTTCCATTATTTTTCCTATTCCAAggcgatcgacgtctttgatGGAGAAGAGTTTGACTCGCGTTTGTTCGAGCATTTTCCTATAGAGATGTGCTACTCAAAGGAAAATTGGATTCGtatatcacgtgatcaaacCATTCGCCAGGATCGATTTCTCTGATTCCGATGTATACCAGACGATTGGGCAAAACCCTAGTAATGAATACATGAATTcctaagaaagagaaaaacaaaacgacTTTACTTTGACTTGAGCCATTCAAACCCCTGTGGACTctataaatcaataatcagATAGAAAATGCAGAGAGAAGAATATATATAACCTCAAGAACTTTCAAACTGGACAGAGCCGACATTCCATGAGCGTTTCCAGTCATCGAACCGACAGGAGAATTCAAATCAGGATGAGCAtcaacctgaaaaaaaaatagaggCTCATATATATACGAAATGAAATTTCTTTCGTACCCAAACAACTCCAAGATGATTCCATACCGATACGAGACCATTTATGGAACCAACGGAAATACTGTAAAGAGAAGACACTCGCGCGCACGcgctcttcgtcgctctttcGTTCCAAACCTGTGATCGCCTCCAAGAACGAGACTGAAGCGATCGTTTTCGGCGATCGGCGCAACCGTTTCGGCGAGCTGTGcgtagaagaaaaatagaagGGCCCCACCTCCGACACACCTCCCCGTCCCAACGAACCCTGTAGCACGTCGCCGACACTTGCGAAGCGTTCATCAGACCTGGCGCATTCGATCGCGTTCTTGCTCGATCCTCTTCTGAAGGCTCGACTTCGAAGTGATCGACTTCGAAATCTGACGAATGATTCGAATTTGTGTGCGCTGAGGATACGGAATGGGTAGTACCTAGTTCTCTGAGTTTTTCCAGTAACATTCCTTCTTCTAGTATGACTTTCGGTCCACGTTCGACtcctttcttcgtctacgcAATGCCGGATGTCAGCGAAAAATGCCGCCGTAAACGCGTTCCCTTTACCTGGCCTTTGCCAAAAGGCACGCTTACGACTGAAACGTGAGAAAAGAGACGTCTTCGCAGCAACAAAGTCGGGACTCTTCGAAGCAGGTAGGCCATGATAGCGCGAGTTAGTAGTACCTTCGACGATAACGTCATAGGTCCTCCACCACATGGGTCCAATTAGAGTCACGCGTAGCGCCCCCGCGTTTCCAGAGGTTTACGATTCTCCGCCGCGAATGGCTTCTTCTTGCTATCCATACTTGCCGCGAAGCCGACAAAAGCGCAACTATGTACCGTGCAAATGAAGCTCTCGCCTAATTCATTTAGGCGTCAACCAATGAAGCGCCGGCTTTCCCTGTTGATTACAACAACGTATATAATTTATCGAGGCCCGACCTCACTCGACAGTTCCCTCTGGATGGCGACGGCGctttttgtcgtcttcgccgcatcgacgtttctcgtcgcttcgaacgccATTTCGTGCTCGTCCGGCTGCGACGCAATTCCATCGTGTCCAGGAGGCTACGTCTTAGACGATTGCAACTGTTCGCACTGCGCTCAACAGGAGGGAGACGAATGCGATCATCCCCACCgtcgagacggcggcgacacgACGAGAAGACCGTTGATCTGCGACCACGGCTTGAAATGCGCCAAACGCCACGGCGTACGCGTGTGCGAACGACGTAAGAAATCGCGCGCTCTCTCCCCCACTCGCTCGATCGCTCGCCCGCGTGCCCCCGCGtgcccgcgcgcgcgttcctcttctcgttcctcttctctttcccAACGCCGACGCCAATGTGTCTTTCCCTTCCTTCCgtcccttttttttctctttgttcGCACGACTCACAAGTTGCGGTTTTTGGCACTTCCCCTTTACAGTTGTTCGAAGAGCAGTGGCGCCTCCGTGCGCAGAACCGACTCCGTGCACAGCCGAACGCCAAGTGTGCGTAGCgactcgccgccgaaacATCGAATGTAAAGGTAAGTCTATCgagcgatcgatcgcgaagcgTCCCCGATGCCAATTTGCGAGCGACACTTGGTCGGCTTGGGCTCGCTGCCCATTCATTACTCGAGTTTGTCGCGCGACATTTTCACGCGAAGCCCGTCGCGAGCACGCACCCAGAAAGGCATGCATAAGCATTTTACTCTCATATTCTTAGCTGCGAATTGTTCGTTCCCTTTTCCATTCTACGGCtgttcgatcgtttcgcaCGCGCACCGACTGCGCACGTGCGCGTGTTGGAAGGAGAAAGCGTGCGCCTCGCCACACGAGTACTCCACGAACAAGGAATGCCGCACAGCGTTACGTTTCGCCGGTAAGTATAGCACGACTTTTTTCCCCCCTGCCCCCGCAGGGAAATAATATATTAGCACATTCGGCGACGGCATCTGGTATCGACTGGTGTCGCGCCCTTCCCCCTTCCCCCtccccccgccgccgccgctatcTTCGCACGATCTGTCGGGCGACGCGAGATCGATTATCATAATAGTCGGGGAGCGCGCAATCCCATtttccttcctcttcctaaatatttttaataataACCCCCaggcgaaagacgacgttcgattcTTCCGAGATGCGTTCAAACCGATCTCGCATGTCCAATCGATTCGAAatcagcgtcgacgtcgacgtcatcatcgtcgtcatcgtgtTCGACGCGCCCCGAGTGCGAGTGCGACCAAAGCAAGTGTCCTCCCATCGATTGCCCCTCCGCAAATTATAAGGCCAAAGTGATTGTCCGAAAAAGGAACGTGCCCGGCACGTGTTGCCCTATGGTCGCCTGTCGGCAGGGTACGTCATAAGATTTATATCGTAACACGTGATTTATtgcatttttttattaagaGGGTGTGACGCGCAAATGTTGGCGATGTCTTTGGACGGATCATTGGAACGATCGAGTTTTGAAATGTCCGCCGGATTCAAAGGCAAAACCCGGTGAGACGACGCTGGGCGGATGTTGCAAGTTGCCTTCGACGTGCGAGTGCGATCCAGCAAAATGTTCAATTCGATGCTCATTATCTGAATATCCCGTGCTTCTGCGACGCGGTCTCGGCTATCCGGGACGATGCTGTGATGAATACGCTTGCAAAGCAGGTAAGAGAACGGGAGtcgatttatttttagactttttttttccttctttagaCAATTCGTCTTGCATGCACAAAGGACAGAGATACGCTAGCGGCTCTCGGTGGAAAGAAGGTTGTCGAGATTGTTTGTGTTTTTCCACGATAGTCCAGTGCTTTCCTCCACAATGTCCCTCAAGTGAACCGTGTTTAAGATATGGCTCAGAAAGATCATCAGGGTGCTGTCCCAAGTGCTTAGGTAACCAATTGAAGATGATTGCCAGAAAAACGAGTTTTCATAATTTACATCTAGAACTTGCTAGTGCCGGTGCCGTCTCCTTTGATGTCCCCAAAgagagcggcgacggagatACAGATTCCGCTGCCTACCAAGTTTGTCGCGAACGTGGCGACGTCTATCATAAAGGAATGTGGATCGAGGATGGCCGCATGTTTCACACTTCAGACAAGTGGACCCGAAGACTGCGGACATCGGAGCCGCTGACGTGCGAGGGTTGTCGTTGCAATAGCAACGCCAGTCGACGAGCAGGCAGCCAAGGCGATACCCTCTGCGTTCCGTGTCCCTGTTTACCGGGATGCCAGAGCGGAAACGGCGTTTGCGACAAGCCGGCGTCGCGATGCAACGGACTTTGCCTCTTCACtaacgacgaaaagaaaacggacttttttttccccgGCGACCAATGGACGTACAAATGCCGCGAATATCGGTGCATGGACGACGGTCAGATAACGTGGGCGAGCGTGTGCGTGTCGCAACCGCCCGCCTGCGTCGAGGGAAGCCTCGTCGATCTTCGCGACGAATGTTGCGAAGTATGCAGTCGACGTAAGTCTTGGGTGGTGGTGGGTGGGGAGGGGGGGACTCACTGAGCTAGCGCTAATCGAGCTAAACCAACTAAGCCATGCTAAGCGCAATTGACCAGACGCACTGACTAATCTTCTTGCATTGCTAATCAGCTTCTCTCTTCACAATAATCATTTGCTCGCTAAGTGACTTATCCGGCCTGATGACTCTAATTCTATTATGCTCGCCCACACTGTGGGGCCAATTCGCTCAAAACAAAGGATTAATTTCCTGTTCTGGCGGCAATTTGCAAGTATCGTCGACTGGCTGTCGGCCGTCGTTGACGAGACCACGCACATGTAGCCGCCGCCCTCacgaaaaatgttttctttttactcTACAGCATGCCGCGAAAATATAACGTGCAATCATATGCCGAGATGCACTGGCGATCTTACGTACGAACGAAACAAGTTTGGCTGTCGCAAGTCGTGCACGTGCGTGAAGGAAGGTGGGTTAGCTCGATCATAGAGGAGAGAGGAAACTGAACGTTGTGGGGTCCCATCTCTTGTATCTACATTCGACTCATTTTTTCGTACATTTATACAGAGATAGCGATACAACCGTCAATCAATGCAGATTGCTCGAAAGAAGTGAAAAAATGCAAGCCTTGTCCCTTCCCAACCATTCGGACGAAAGTGCGTTCCCTGCATCATTCATGCATTTATTTATACAATTCTTTTGTTTGGCGACAGACTGGAAAGGGTTGCTGTAATTGCGTCTTGCCCGATCCATGCAAGGTACGTCTTCTCGTTATGCAAAAGATTACACTTGGCATCCGTTTTGCACATGCATATGCATGTATGCAGTCGCGCGCGGCTCCTTTGTTAACCCCGCCGGTTTGACCGGTTTGCTTCAATGCGTGGCTTCTCACTTTTGTTTCCCGCGCAGTTGGCCACCTGTCCCCATTCCCTCCTATGTGTATCTGTCTACGAAACTACGTGTTCAGACGTCGCTTTGTGTGAACCTCGTGCCGCTTGCATCTATGGATTTCACAGTaagacgtcgacgcattATTGTCGTCGTCTAATTTCTCTTTGCCAGTTGTTCCTGATGTAAAACCAACGCCAATAGCGATGACACCAACAGTAAACgtgaggacgacgacgaccgccTTTCCACCCTTGATTGCTTACACTGCCATTCTCATCAACGACTCATACAAACTCTACCGTGAAGACGATTTCCGGAATGATTACAGTCACCTGTGGGAGGGAGCTGtgattgatgacgtcaaaaccaTGGCTCCATAcgatgaagataaagattgCACCCTGGTAGAGGATTTAGCAGATGTGTCTCAGAAGAATAGGCGGAAGCGGAGCACCAATCATCTGTTAGAAGaataaaatataaatatcAATCTTTGTAAATAGcaatttcgctttttttagTATTCCGGTTTTGATCACTGTTCGGGATTCAAAGGGTAAGCTCTTAGAACCGGAAGTCgttgcagaaaaaattcgaagcGGGCAGAAAACAGCTAAAACGTCAATATTTCCTTTTGTCTACGTCAACACGTACGCGCACTTCTGTGCCAATTACCAATCTCTATTGAAGCCGTCATTGCCGCCACCAGTATCAAgtaagaaagcgacgaaattaAATGTTATAAATGACCGTTTATCCCCTTAGCTGAAATTAGTACGGATAAAGTGATCAGTACGGGTCCAGACGATAATCCGGTCAAGCCGAAGGAGGAGAGTCCGCCGCTTTCAAAAATTCTGCCTATTGCCGTGCCGACTAGTGTCATTGGCTGCGTTGTCTTGACGATCTTTCTAGTCGTCGGTTTTTATTATTGTAAAGTGTCAATGCAAGAGCGAAGAATGATTCAACAatcgaaggaaagaaaacaaagaaaagttcAATTGCGAGAACCGCAGATACAAGACGAGTTCGAAGTCAACttagaggaggaggaggcggaggagcaGGAAGAAAGGAACATAGACATTGaggagaggaggagaagcaACGATGACACGCTCTCaatatcatcatcatttgGAATAGAAATAGACGAGAACGCGGCGGAGGAATCATATACCAACTCCGTTGTCCGTTTAGATGAAGAGGCCGAGGTcgtgacgtcgcttcgagacgacgacgacgacgacgttcacgtCCCCCAGCTCGTTGGAAGCACGTCGATTTAACAGATTtatttgagagaaaagtaTTATAAATGACTTTGAGTTGCGCAGACACTTAGTAGAAGTTAGATTCGCCGCCGGTTTGATTAACAATTAACGTTGCTGGAGTTTCTCTACGCAGATTTATcattaatattattattattattattattatcattaGTAGAAATACGCAGCGACTTTATTAATTACAGAACGAAACAGCCTCCTAGCAACCGAAAAATAATTAACGGCCACCCACAATGCAGTGAGAAGAATTGAATAGCTAGCTAAGAAAAATCTGTGCCTCAACCGAGATGCTCTAATCCTCACAGTGTCTTCAGGGCAAGATCCAAGCCAACAGCCTTACCAGCAAGCTCAAAAAGACCCGGAGCGAGACGCATGACGCTGAAGCCGATCGCCCCATACGTCAGCAATCGAACGGACACTTCCATCCACACCTGTTCCCTCCACGGCCGACTGCGATCATAGGGAACAACATAGGGGAGACCCTTGAGGGCAACCTCTTTCATTACAAAGCGTACTATCCCCAAAAGCGAGCAGCCGAGAAACCAGCGAAGAGCGCACGTGATACAGACCATTTTCGACGGCCACGTCACGTGGAGGAGCGTCCCGTCGTCGGGAAGGGAATCGGTTAAGAGGTCCCCGACGTACCAAACGCTCCACGCCACACCCAcaccgacgccgacgatttTGCACGTGTCGCCTCGCGCCGGACACCAGACGTATTGTTTGGGATAAATTGCCATGAGAGCTATGCCGACtgccatgacgacgagcggcgaaTAGGAAGTGTGGGCGATGAAGTCGTCCATTGGGTCGAGAAAGAACGatccggcgacgagaaagacgacggcgacgctgaATCCAGCTAAGAGATCCTAGGAGCAatggaaagaaaataaataataatataatagATTATCTCTTTATGCTGACCAATAAGGTGTGAACGCCAAGGTAGAGTCGACTGAGACAAACAAGCAAGCACCACACACTCGCAATGACAAAGCCGACGTCCGAAGGAAACTTCACAAATATTCAAATTAACATTTTTCCCGCGctctctccctcccccctcGGACACGCCCCCTCCTTACGTCATATCTTTCGCGAGCGAGCATCCAACAGCCGTACGGTATGGAAGCGGCGACAATAGcgtgcgtcgacggaaaACCGTACTCGTTATCGAACCAcgtttcgagtcgttttaCTGGTTTGGGTGGGCGTGGCCATTTGAGAACGTCTTTCAGCGCCTGGCCCGTGTACATGACCAGCGTCCACAGGTAAACAATGCGACGAGCAATGTGAAAGTCGACGTCCCAGACGAGAAAGGGTAGAAACGTTATGTAGAAGATCTCGCCGCCTAGGCCCGatgagaaacgaaagagaagatcgaagaagaagtggCCTCGTATCGATTTCGCGCTAGTGCCGACGcttccgacgtcgccgttgctcGCGCTATCGCTTTTTGGGTCCGAATTCGATGCGGGGATTTTGTTTCGATAGATTATGCCGTTGCTAACTGGGCCGTTCTTCGTTCCGTTGCTTTGAGGGGCCTCGGTGCGCGAAAACTTGCCGCCAAGCTCTTCTGCAGTGTAGGGAACGCCGCAGAAATGCTGAAAGCGCATGACGTGAATCGGATCCTTTAGATACGAGACAATGCGACTCATCGTTGTAGCGGAGGAAAGGGAGGAGCTTTTGTACGGGAATTCAGTAtgttcctttcttttttcgaagCTTTTTTGCGACGCTTCCTTTGGttagaaaaagacgaaatcgcCTCGATTTCAGTTGCGAGCGCATTTCTTTCGTGAATAACCTAAAACGGACGTTCACCGCTTGCCTGTGCCTTCCCACGGATTCTCTAGAATCCGAGGCCTTCCATTTTGATCAattcggcgagaaaaccgtCAATTCGATCGCAGGctaagcgaaaacgaagtctGGACTACGTACGAGCAAATACGTGACCGACCACAAGTTCTAGTTCGTgcaaattttatttccacACATCGCCAATGATTTTTACACTCGTGCAGTACTAaaaaaaatccaaaatcTAACGTGTCCGGCTTACCTTTCCTTCttctgtcttcgtcgtcgtttttccttcagcGGGCGACCTAAAAAATCGTATCAGTCACTGTCAaataatcgttgtacgtaccttttgatttgcgtccgtattagcgttatccaggctacaccgcgtggaggttcggacgcttcgtagcccaggtgagtcttcgcaaagcgatgacccccttccaaaaagtttcgggcgagttgcgggtcctcggccactcCATTCAGTACCCACCTGGATGAGgatcggcccctaataccgaaaccccggtgcgctggtaccaaagccttcggtatgtcttcctgagaagaaccgggccttgTGAAGTGGAGAGAGGCTGACcgctgtttgtaggagtcgacaatgaagacagtgcaatggaggaatcgaaggctcctGGGCTGGATCATCGTCGGtctaatcgcgtcgttcgggtgagaaaagtgccggcaaccagaccatagttgaacaccccctccaagccgtATCCACTCAGCCTAACGCGGATCGTGCTtgttgacgacaataagacctcgaacgatccgtctgcccagtgcgtaaagcgaggccgaagccccccatcgccccGCTtacgggctccggcacggaattaaccgtgggccacgctgagttCCAACTATCCTTCCTTGCCTTCTGCCAaatctcccgagccagtcctctcaaggatgagacgcggcgaaccgcgacgcacccaccctcagccgcaactgaaggaagatcggtgtgcgcttcgcttttaaccgtgtagctccgcccagcgcgctcattggtccgttgAGGTCACGTGGGGCTCAGCTAGCGCTCTGATTGGTTCCACCGAATACAGGCGCGAATTCGTAAACCGGTTTGACCGTTGATTGCAAAATGATTTGTCagcattttatttttggcaaGGAAATGATGTAAGCGTATGATGTAAGGCACGATCATCGCGTCGCCTCAAGTTCAAGATGGCGAAGAATGCCTCGTGGACGCCGTTCTCTTTTCTATACGGCTTCGTCTTTTACGCTTCGCGTAGATAATCGGTAGGGATAAAAGCAgtttcgcgcgcgctcgaCCGTTTTCACCGATGTCCCGGAACTCGAATCGAGACAGCAGCGATTGTTTCGCTTGCAGACTAACTGGCTGCTTCGGAGCGTATCTAGGAGCCGTCTACGTGCTTTACGAACGCAGCAGACTCCCAAAAGGTCACAAGAATAGGCCGTGGACAGCCGCAGTCGCATCGAGTAGGTCGCCGAtcgaaagggggccccctcgCTCTCAATTCCATCTTGTTTTTAGTTCTAGTTGCTTGCGGTACAGCCTATCTTACACTGCCACGCAAGCAACGCTCGAAATGAGCGCACAACGACGCTTACGATCGAAGAGAccgcgagaagaagaagaaatcgactctGAAACGGAAATTGAGCCGCCATCGAAATGTTCGGCTATCGaaaccgaagaagaagaggagaatcAAGAGGGAAAGTGGCccaaaagacaaagaagaaaagtaaaTAGTGCAATACAGTACATAAAAActgaattttcaaaatttgcTTTTTAGACTCAAAAAGGCCTCGAATTGGAGCAACTTTTTCGTCGACCGTCATCAACTGAAACGGCTTCATCAGCAAAGGATGTTAGTGACAGCGGCGGAATGACTCCAACGACGGAGATGACTGAAAAAACTCAATCATCAGAATCGCCGGATTCCGATCCTCGAGAAGATCCTTTGTCGATTTTGTACGAGACCGTTGTCGAGTATCGTGACGAAAGTGGGCGTAGATTGTCGGATATCTTCCAAAAATTGCCTTCAAAATCGGTTTATTCAATGGGGAGAAAAATAGTTGCGTTTAGAAAtcgcgtcttttcctttagaAATATCCGAATTATTATCGCGTGATTGTCGAGCCTATTGATCTGAAAATGATTGGAGCGAAATTGAAGGTTAGAACAGAACAGCGTCGGTCACATGACACGAATTTCTATCGTAGAATGGCGACTATAAAGACGTTCTCGATTTGGAAAGCGACTTGACTCTCATGGTGAAAAATGCGCGACACTTCAACGAACCCACGTCACAAGTCTACAAGGTCACAAGAACTATCAATTAATAGATCTGCATTAATTACTTTAATTTTTCGACGGCTAGGACGCGACGACATTGAATAAAATCgtgaaagcaaagaaaagggaATTGAGATTGAGACCGCGAAAACTCGTTGATCCATCTCAAATGGATCTCTACAAATCCGTCGCCGAATTCAGAAACAAACACGGTAGACTATTGAGTGAAGCCTTTCAAGAATTACCATCAGAAAAGTAtttattttccttttttctaaACATTTATTACGTATGGTCTTATTCTTCTTAGGGAGTATCCAAATTATTATGTAACTATTGCTGAACCCATGTGTTTTTCTATGGTCTTTGAGAATATTCAAGTAGGATGTCACTTTGTGTGTGATACGCTTGCTCAGTTCTTCGTGTTTTATGCAGAAGGGAATGTAtgaaacggtggaacagttggaAGAACACTTGATGCTCATTTTTCTGAATGCTCGAACGTTTAACGAATCATCATCAAGAATCTACAAGGTTACATTCTAATTATATCACTGATGGAATGGAGAATAGATaggcttttaattaaaataggaTGCGACGAAATTAATGCACGTGACacaggagaaaaagagagcaCTGACAGAGCCTTCACCGCCACCAGAAAAAGATCAGGTACCCTCATTAGGGTAGACAAGCCCATAAAACAactttcatttatttattcctaGGAGGAATTAGTAAAAGTTGCAAGTAGGCAAAGTTTTGGAAGGTAAGCGATATAATATTAGGAGGGGGGCCCCTAAGGTCAAGGAGTAGTAGAGAATCCTCAAGCCAAGAAGGCGCGGCAGTGAATTTGGATgaaacggcggcggttgACGGCGATTTGACGCAGCGTCTCCGCAATTTATACGACGCCGTTCGCGAGCATCGGGTGAGAAGGGGAGAAAGGCCCACTCTTAATTTGTTTCCTGTAATTTTCATGGGCTAGGATTCCAACGAGAGACAAATCAgcgattctcttctttctctttcaaacaACGAAATCAACATG
This sequence is a window from Oscarella lobularis chromosome 7, ooOscLobu1.1, whole genome shotgun sequence. Protein-coding genes within it:
- the LOC136188638 gene encoding cysteine-rich motor neuron 1 protein-like isoform X3: MKLSPNSFRRQPMKRRLSLLITTTYIIYRGPTSLDSSLWMATALFVVFAASTFLVASNAISCSSGCDAIPSCPGGYVLDDCNCSHCAQQEGDECDHPHRRDGGDTTRRPLICDHGLKCAKRHGVRVCERLVRRAVAPPCAEPTPCTAERQVCVATRRRNIECKAANCSFPFPFYGCSIVSHAHRLRTCACWKEKACASPHEYSTNKECRTALRFAGERRRSILPRCVQTDLACPIDSKSASTSTSSSSSSCSTRPECECDQSKCPPIDCPSANYKAKVIVRKRNVPGTCCPMVACRQEGVTRKCWRCLWTDHWNDRVLKCPPDSKAKPGETTLGGCCKLPSTCECDPAKCSIRCSLSEYPVLLRRGLGYPGRCCDEYACKADNSSCMHKGQRYASGSRWKEGCRDCLCFSTIVQCFPPQCPSSEPCLRYGSERSSGCCPKCLELASAGAVSFDVPKESGDGDTDSAAYQVCRERGDVYHKGMWIEDGRMFHTSDKWTRRLRTSEPLTCEGCRCNSNASRRAGSQGDTLCVPCPCLPGCQSGNGVCDKPASRCNGLCLFTNDEKKTDFFFPGDQWTYKCREYRCMDDGQITWASVCVSQPPACVEGSLVDLRDECCEVCSRQIAIQPSINADCSKEVKKCKPCPFPTIRTKTGKGCCNCVLPDPCKLATCPHSLLCVSVYETTCSDVALCEPRAACIYGFHIVPDVKPTPIAMTPTVNVRTTTTAFPPLIAYTAILINDSYKLYREDDFRNDYSHLWEGAVIDDVKTMAPYDEDKDCTLVEDLADVSQKNRRKRSTNHLIPVLITVRDSKGKLLEPEVVAEKIRSGQKTAKTSIFPFVYVNTYAHFCANYQSLLKPSLPPPVSTEISTDKVISTGPDDNPVKPKEESPPLSKILPIAVPTSVIGCVVLTIFLVVGFYYCKVSMQERRMIQQSKERKQRKVQLREPQIQDEFEVNLEEEEAEEQEERNIDIEERRRSNDDTLSISSSFGIEIDENAAEESYTNSVVRLDEEAEVVTSLRDDDDDDVHVPQLVGSTSI
- the LOC136188638 gene encoding cysteine-rich motor neuron 1 protein-like isoform X1, which encodes MKLSPNSFRRQPMKRRLSLLITTTYIIYRGPTSLDSSLWMATALFVVFAASTFLVASNAISCSSGCDAIPSCPGGYVLDDCNCSHCAQQEGDECDHPHRRDGGDTTRRPLICDHGLKCAKRHGVRVCERLVRRAVAPPCAEPTPCTAERQVCVATRRRNIECKAANCSFPFPFYGCSIVSHAHRLRTCACWKEKACASPHEYSTNKECRTALRFAGERRRSILPRCVQTDLACPIDSKSASTSTSSSSSSCSTRPECECDQSKCPPIDCPSANYKAKVIVRKRNVPGTCCPMVACRQEGVTRKCWRCLWTDHWNDRVLKCPPDSKAKPGETTLGGCCKLPSTCECDPAKCSIRCSLSEYPVLLRRGLGYPGRCCDEYACKADNSSCMHKGQRYASGSRWKEGCRDCLCFSTIVQCFPPQCPSSEPCLRYGSERSSGCCPKCLELASAGAVSFDVPKESGDGDTDSAAYQVCRERGDVYHKGMWIEDGRMFHTSDKWTRRLRTSEPLTCEGCRCNSNASRRAGSQGDTLCVPCPCLPGCQSGNGVCDKPASRCNGLCLFTNDEKKTDFFFPGDQWTYKCREYRCMDDGQITWASVCVSQPPACVEGSLVDLRDECCEVCSRPCRENITCNHMPRCTGDLTYERNKFGCRKSCTCVKEEIAIQPSINADCSKEVKKCKPCPFPTIRTKTGKGCCNCVLPDPCKLATCPHSLLCVSVYETTCSDVALCEPRAACIYGFHIVPDVKPTPIAMTPTVNVRTTTTAFPPLIAYTAILINDSYKLYREDDFRNDYSHLWEGAVIDDVKTMAPYDEDKDCTLVEDLADVSQKNRRKRSTNHLIPVLITVRDSKGKLLEPEVVAEKIRSGQKTAKTSIFPFVYVNTYAHFCANYQSLLKPSLPPPVSTEISTDKVISTGPDDNPVKPKEESPPLSKILPIAVPTSVIGCVVLTIFLVVGFYYCKVSMQERRMIQQSKERKQRKVQLREPQIQDEFEVNLEEEEAEEQEERNIDIEERRRSNDDTLSISSSFGIEIDENAAEESYTNSVVRLDEEAEVVTSLRDDDDDDVHVPQLVGSTSI
- the LOC136188638 gene encoding cysteine-rich motor neuron 1 protein-like isoform X2, yielding MATALFVVFAASTFLVASNAISCSSGCDAIPSCPGGYVLDDCNCSHCAQQEGDECDHPHRRDGGDTTRRPLICDHGLKCAKRHGVRVCERLVRRAVAPPCAEPTPCTAERQVCVATRRRNIECKAANCSFPFPFYGCSIVSHAHRLRTCACWKEKACASPHEYSTNKECRTALRFAGERRRSILPRCVQTDLACPIDSKSASTSTSSSSSSCSTRPECECDQSKCPPIDCPSANYKAKVIVRKRNVPGTCCPMVACRQEGVTRKCWRCLWTDHWNDRVLKCPPDSKAKPGETTLGGCCKLPSTCECDPAKCSIRCSLSEYPVLLRRGLGYPGRCCDEYACKADNSSCMHKGQRYASGSRWKEGCRDCLCFSTIVQCFPPQCPSSEPCLRYGSERSSGCCPKCLELASAGAVSFDVPKESGDGDTDSAAYQVCRERGDVYHKGMWIEDGRMFHTSDKWTRRLRTSEPLTCEGCRCNSNASRRAGSQGDTLCVPCPCLPGCQSGNGVCDKPASRCNGLCLFTNDEKKTDFFFPGDQWTYKCREYRCMDDGQITWASVCVSQPPACVEGSLVDLRDECCEVCSRPCRENITCNHMPRCTGDLTYERNKFGCRKSCTCVKEEIAIQPSINADCSKEVKKCKPCPFPTIRTKTGKGCCNCVLPDPCKLATCPHSLLCVSVYETTCSDVALCEPRAACIYGFHIVPDVKPTPIAMTPTVNVRTTTTAFPPLIAYTAILINDSYKLYREDDFRNDYSHLWEGAVIDDVKTMAPYDEDKDCTLVEDLADVSQKNRRKRSTNHLIPVLITVRDSKGKLLEPEVVAEKIRSGQKTAKTSIFPFVYVNTYAHFCANYQSLLKPSLPPPVSTEISTDKVISTGPDDNPVKPKEESPPLSKILPIAVPTSVIGCVVLTIFLVVGFYYCKVSMQERRMIQQSKERKQRKVQLREPQIQDEFEVNLEEEEAEEQEERNIDIEERRRSNDDTLSISSSFGIEIDENAAEESYTNSVVRLDEEAEVVTSLRDDDDDDVHVPQLVGSTSI